AAGGAAATTTTGAAGGAGAAAAATCTTACAATTTCCGTTGCTGAAAGCTGTACCGGAGGAGAACTTTCTAGGCTGATTGCTTCAGTTTCCGGAAGTTCAGCATATTTTACGGGTGGAATAATTCCTTACGATTATCATAAAAAGATCCAAATCCTTGGAGTTTTGGAAAAAACTATTGCGGAAAAAACCGTGGTTTCAGAAGAAGTAGCGCAGGAAATGAGTTTGGGTTGCCGGAATTTGTTTAAAACTGATATTTCTGTTTCTACGACTGGAGTTTCCGGACCTAATTCTGATCAATTCAATAATGAAATCGGAACTGTTTTTTACTCTGTTCGTATTAAGGACTACGAAAAAACCAACCGTCTTTATCTACCGCACATGGAGAGGAATGATTTTGCAAATTTCGTGTCTCAAAGGGTTTTACAGGATTTGGTAGAAATTCTTGTCCGTGAAAAAGCATAAAAAATTTAAGGTCATTAGAATAAATCTCTTCTGAAAACGTTTGTCAGAAGTAAATCTATATCATTATGAAGAAAATAATAGGAAGCTTAATGATTGTCGCATGTCAGTTAACATTTGCGCAGTCAACAAGAAATGTGGGTGATTTTTCGTCACTGAAAGTGTATAACAAAATTAATGTTACGCTTATTGCGTCCAACCAAAGCAAAGTTGAAACTGAAGAAAACGATCCCGATATCGAGACCGTTAACAAAAATGGTGAGCTGAAGATTAAACTTTCACCAGCAAAAATTCTGTCCGGTGATCAGGTTTCAGTAAAGGTTTTTTATGAAAAGCTCAATGATATTCAGGCGAGCCAGGGTTCTTCAATTTCATCATCAGAAGAATTGGATGCCAATATGCTGTCATTAACTTCAAATGAAGGTTCAAAGGTGAATTTAAATTTGGATGTTTCCAAACTCAACATCAAAACCAATTCGGGCGGCG
The window above is part of the Kaistella faecalis genome. Proteins encoded here:
- a CDS encoding head GIN domain-containing protein; amino-acid sequence: MKKIIGSLMIVACQLTFAQSTRNVGDFSSLKVYNKINVTLIASNQSKVETEENDPDIETVNKNGELKIKLSPAKILSGDQVSVKVFYEKLNDIQASQGSSISSSEELDANMLSLTSNEGSKVNLNLDVSKLNIKTNSGGEIKISGTADNQDVVVNSGGKYFGKEVKSQNTKVTANAGGVAEVNVSESVNATTRAGGIIEIYGDPEDRKVKNIIGGKINFN